Proteins encoded within one genomic window of Chitinophaga parva:
- a CDS encoding NADH-quinone oxidoreductase subunit N, whose product MNALLSTAISGLVLMFVGLFVKNRQSIKYFAIAALLVAFVANLFDVAWIIHHKQGYTAYEHMITVSLFTTVFNAVILGSTLVYYLLSGSEFEKVGENVAEYFALQFFILAGIMLATSFSNLLILFLAIEIMSIPQYILAGSDKHNLKSNEASLKYFLMGSFSTGILLMGIVLIYGGSGSFDLEHLGIGAMALSPLTLVGILLMVFAMSFKVSAAPFHFWTPDVYDGSPTVFTAFMATVVKAGGFVAFIRLFQIAFKGGIVSPQWELVLEVITAATLIIGNITAVYQQSVKRMLSYSSIAQAGFMLFALLSFNMRAEQGILLYAAAYSLATIGAFSVLLKMNDYTFDGFNGLARKEPLLAFGMTICLFSLAGIPLTAGFFAKYFVLAAAVQQGGMLWLVIIAIVCAAISVYYYFKVIIAMYFKAGDPEVATPSNAYKTMLVITVALVILLGIFPNLLLKWL is encoded by the coding sequence GTCAAGAACAGGCAGTCTATTAAATACTTTGCCATAGCGGCGCTGCTGGTGGCCTTTGTAGCGAACCTCTTTGACGTGGCCTGGATCATCCACCACAAACAGGGATACACCGCTTATGAGCACATGATCACGGTGAGCCTGTTCACCACCGTTTTTAACGCAGTGATCCTGGGCAGCACCCTGGTGTACTACCTGCTGAGCGGCAGCGAGTTTGAAAAAGTAGGGGAGAACGTAGCGGAATATTTTGCGCTGCAATTCTTCATCCTTGCCGGTATTATGCTGGCTACCAGCTTCAGTAACCTGCTCATCCTCTTCCTGGCAATTGAGATCATGTCCATTCCCCAGTACATCCTGGCGGGCAGTGATAAGCATAATTTAAAGAGCAACGAGGCGTCCCTGAAATACTTTTTGATGGGCTCTTTCTCTACCGGCATCCTGCTCATGGGCATTGTGCTGATCTACGGCGGCAGCGGCTCCTTTGACCTGGAGCACCTGGGCATTGGCGCTATGGCCTTGTCGCCGCTTACGCTGGTGGGCATCCTGCTGATGGTGTTTGCCATGTCGTTCAAGGTATCTGCGGCGCCCTTCCACTTCTGGACGCCCGACGTGTATGACGGGTCTCCCACCGTGTTCACCGCGTTTATGGCTACCGTGGTTAAAGCCGGTGGTTTCGTTGCATTTATCCGCCTGTTCCAGATCGCGTTCAAGGGCGGTATCGTAAGCCCGCAATGGGAACTGGTGCTGGAAGTGATCACTGCTGCAACGCTGATCATTGGTAACATCACCGCGGTATACCAGCAGAGCGTCAAGCGTATGCTATCCTATTCCAGCATTGCACAGGCAGGCTTTATGCTGTTTGCCTTGCTGTCGTTCAACATGAGGGCAGAACAGGGCATCCTGCTGTATGCGGCCGCTTACAGCCTGGCTACTATTGGTGCCTTCAGCGTGTTATTGAAAATGAACGATTATACATTTGATGGCTTCAATGGCCTGGCACGCAAAGAACCGCTGCTGGCCTTCGGGATGACCATCTGCCTGTTTTCATTGGCCGGTATCCCGCTCACGGCAGGCTTCTTCGCAAAATACTTTGTACTGGCTGCGGCGGTACAGCAGGGTGGTATGCTCTGGCTGGTGATCATTGCGATTGTGTGTGCAGCGATCTCTGTGTACTACTATTTCAAAGTGATCATTGCCATGTATTTCAAGGCAGGCGATCCGGAGGTAGCAACACCCAGCAATGCTTACAAGACCATGCTGGTGATCACCGTAGCGCTGGTGATCCTGCTGGGCATCTTCCCCAATCTGCTGTTAAAATGGCTGTAA
- a CDS encoding ABC transporter permease, whose protein sequence is MRVRDIFSMASRSVRGNRLRTGLTVAIIAFGIMALVGILTAIDSMKASVFSSFSNMGANTFSIRNREMFFMGNGDVQSGNKKKKVKQSNQRLPIRYSEARAFKERNNFPDVVSLSFTAGTSTVYKDDKKTNPNVRVIGGDENYLDVSNYELSEGRNFNALDLSSGRNVAILGQDVIKKLFGNSKNVLDNTIRVGDVRYRVIGILATKGNGSAFSADNVVITTVNNARRVFGHDDISYQISIKVNDIKQMDAAVGEATGLFRQVRHLNLNETDNFVINKSDDLAQMLYSTLGNITAVAIVIGFITLVGSAIGLMNIMLVAVAERTREIGVSKALGATSRVVRLQFIFEAIIISISGGLLGAMLGMIAGNLVSLLLHSSFIIPWLWIFVGMALCAIVGLASGVYPAAKAARLSPIVALRYE, encoded by the coding sequence ATGCGCGTCCGCGATATATTCTCCATGGCCAGCCGCTCCGTGCGTGGCAATCGTCTCCGCACCGGTCTCACCGTTGCCATCATCGCATTCGGTATCATGGCCCTCGTGGGTATCCTCACCGCTATAGACAGCATGAAAGCCAGTGTGTTCAGCAGCTTCTCCAATATGGGTGCTAACACCTTTTCCATCCGCAACCGCGAAATGTTCTTCATGGGCAACGGGGATGTACAAAGCGGCAACAAAAAGAAAAAAGTAAAACAATCCAACCAGCGCCTGCCTATCCGCTACTCAGAAGCCCGCGCCTTTAAGGAAAGGAACAACTTCCCCGACGTAGTGAGCCTCTCCTTCACCGCCGGCACCTCCACCGTGTATAAAGACGATAAAAAAACAAACCCAAACGTGCGCGTGATCGGCGGGGATGAGAATTACCTGGACGTGTCTAATTACGAGTTGTCAGAAGGCCGCAATTTTAATGCACTGGACCTCAGCAGCGGCCGCAATGTGGCCATCCTGGGGCAGGATGTGATCAAGAAACTCTTTGGCAACAGTAAAAATGTGCTCGATAACACCATCCGCGTAGGCGATGTACGCTACCGCGTTATCGGTATACTGGCCACTAAAGGCAATGGCAGCGCCTTCAGCGCAGACAATGTGGTGATCACCACGGTGAATAACGCCCGCCGCGTTTTTGGACATGACGATATTTCCTACCAGATCAGCATTAAAGTGAACGACATCAAACAGATGGATGCTGCCGTAGGAGAGGCCACCGGCCTGTTTCGCCAGGTGCGCCATCTTAATCTCAACGAGACAGACAACTTCGTGATCAATAAAAGTGATGACCTGGCCCAGATGCTGTATTCCACCCTGGGCAATATTACCGCCGTGGCCATCGTGATCGGTTTTATCACCCTCGTGGGCTCGGCTATCGGGTTAATGAATATCATGCTGGTAGCGGTAGCCGAGCGTACCCGTGAAATAGGGGTGAGCAAAGCCCTGGGGGCCACCAGCCGCGTGGTGCGCCTGCAATTCATTTTTGAAGCCATCATCATCAGCATCAGCGGAGGCTTGCTGGGCGCCATGCTGGGCATGATAGCCGGCAACCTGGTGTCACTGCTCCTGCATTCCTCCTTCATTATTCCCTGGCTCTGGATCTTTGTAGGAATGGCACTGTGTGCCATCGTGGGCCTGGCATCCGGCGTGTATCCCGCCGCCAAAGCCGCCCGCCTCAGTCCTATCGTGGCCCTGCGCTATGAATAA
- a CDS encoding gluconate:H+ symporter, translating to MLPLIVVIAGILLLVLLVTYAKLNSFIAFLIVSVCIGIAQQMSLQQITTSITTGIGGIMGSLLIIVVLGSMIGKLVAESGAAQRISNGLMTLFGARYVQWALMTTGLVVGIALFYGVGFVLLVPLVFAVAARTKQSAVFLGISLLAALSVTHGFLPPHPSPSALIGKFNAPMGPTLLLGLSLGIPSVIIAGPLFGSTFRKLKREPAQVFALKTLPDSELPSMTVSVFVALLPVLLLCASAVMRIWAKPGTALSVMADWMGEANIVMCVSVLVAIWLLDLRRGVTMKATMGKLDEAVKDIAGIVLVLAGAGMLTQLLKDSGLAEYIGHRMEGMHVSPIILAWLMAAIIRVCIGSATIAGITAAGLVAPIVASTGVNPSLMVLATGAGSLMFSHVNDSGFWLFKEYFNLSVKETILTWSLMETIVSVVGLLGCLLLSIWF from the coding sequence ATGTTACCGCTTATTGTTGTCATTGCAGGCATCTTGTTACTGGTACTCCTGGTCACTTATGCCAAGCTCAATTCTTTCATTGCTTTCCTGATCGTGTCCGTGTGTATCGGCATTGCACAGCAAATGTCGCTGCAGCAGATCACTACTTCCATCACCACCGGGATAGGCGGTATCATGGGAAGCCTCCTCATCATCGTAGTACTGGGCAGTATGATAGGTAAGCTGGTGGCCGAAAGTGGAGCGGCACAGCGTATTTCCAATGGCCTGATGACCCTCTTTGGTGCCCGCTACGTACAGTGGGCCCTCATGACCACCGGCCTGGTAGTGGGCATTGCACTTTTTTATGGAGTAGGCTTTGTACTGCTGGTGCCCCTGGTCTTTGCGGTAGCGGCCCGCACTAAACAATCGGCCGTATTCCTCGGTATTTCCTTGCTGGCAGCGCTTTCCGTAACACACGGGTTCCTGCCGCCCCATCCATCGCCCAGTGCGCTGATCGGCAAGTTCAATGCGCCCATGGGACCAACATTATTGCTGGGGCTTTCGCTGGGCATTCCGTCTGTGATCATTGCCGGCCCTTTATTTGGCAGCACTTTCCGCAAACTGAAAAGAGAACCGGCACAGGTTTTTGCATTGAAAACACTGCCGGATTCGGAATTGCCCTCCATGACTGTAAGTGTATTTGTAGCTTTGCTGCCGGTGCTCCTGCTGTGCGCCTCCGCTGTTATGCGCATCTGGGCTAAGCCCGGCACGGCTTTGTCTGTAATGGCAGACTGGATGGGCGAAGCCAATATTGTAATGTGCGTATCCGTGCTGGTAGCTATATGGCTGCTGGACCTGCGCCGGGGCGTAACAATGAAGGCCACCATGGGCAAGCTGGATGAAGCGGTGAAAGATATTGCCGGCATTGTATTGGTACTGGCAGGTGCAGGGATGCTCACCCAGCTGCTTAAGGATAGCGGCCTGGCGGAGTACATTGGCCACCGCATGGAAGGCATGCATGTATCGCCCATCATCCTCGCCTGGCTGATGGCGGCCATTATCCGCGTATGCATAGGTTCTGCCACCATTGCGGGCATCACCGCCGCCGGCCTGGTAGCGCCCATTGTAGCCAGTACGGGGGTAAATCCCAGCCTTATGGTGCTGGCCACCGGCGCAGGGAGTTTGATGTTCTCGCATGTGAACGATAGCGGTTTCTGGTTGTTTAAAGAATACTTCAACCTCTCCGTAAAGGAAACCATCCTCACCTGGTCACTGATGGAAACCATCGTGTCTGTGGTAGGCCTGCTGGGCTGCCTGCTGCTTAGCATCTGGTTCTGA
- a CDS encoding RidA family protein, with translation MMTPDEKFQALGDTLPPAPTPLGVYKPFLIDGKYLYVSGHGPVMPDKSLIIGRVGKDFNMEEGKIAARQVGLTILSTIKTSLGSLNKVKRVIKVLGMVNCTPDFERHPYVINGCSELFAQVWGDENGIGVRSAVGMGSLPDNIPVEIEALFELE, from the coding sequence ATGATGACACCAGACGAAAAATTCCAGGCCCTGGGCGATACGTTACCACCGGCTCCCACGCCCCTGGGTGTGTACAAGCCTTTCCTCATTGATGGCAAGTATCTCTATGTATCCGGCCACGGCCCGGTGATGCCGGACAAGTCCCTGATCATTGGCCGCGTAGGGAAAGACTTCAACATGGAAGAAGGTAAGATCGCCGCCCGCCAGGTAGGCCTCACCATCCTTTCCACTATCAAGACTAGCCTGGGCTCCCTCAACAAAGTAAAACGCGTGATCAAAGTACTGGGCATGGTGAATTGTACGCCCGATTTTGAACGCCATCCTTATGTGATCAATGGCTGCAGCGAACTGTTTGCACAGGTATGGGGCGATGAAAACGGCATCGGCGTAAGAAGCGCTGTAGGCATGGGTTCCCTGCCGGATAATATCCCGGTGGAAATAGAGGCGCTGTTTGAATTAGAATAA
- a CDS encoding D-TA family PLP-dependent enzyme, translated as MEWYHISNIGQYDTPAVLFYPERISANIDRLIASIDDVQRLRVHVKTFKTLEIAQLMLNSGIRKFKCATIAEAEMMAMAGAPDVLLAYQPVGPKVARLAALAEAFPDTSFSCLVDNEDSAIAIGAHFPASNPIAVYLDLNVGMNRTGIVPGPAALELYGMLRQVQGLVPVGLHAYDGHIHEEDLQIRTEVTNAAFAPVAALAADIEAQGMPAPVIVAGGTPTFPIHAKRKGIECSPGTFVCWDMGYKRNFPEQQFDFAALLAGRVISQVNDELITIDIGHKSVAAEMPLPRIYFLNAADAEPVSQSEEHLVCKVKDAAQYPVGTVLYGVPHHICPTIADHNEGLVVAEHTITDSWAIVARNRRITI; from the coding sequence ATGGAATGGTACCATATCTCCAACATCGGGCAATACGATACACCCGCCGTGCTTTTTTACCCGGAGCGCATATCAGCCAACATTGACCGCCTCATCGCATCCATTGATGATGTACAACGGTTACGGGTACACGTAAAAACGTTTAAGACACTGGAAATTGCGCAGCTGATGTTAAACAGCGGCATCCGCAAGTTCAAGTGTGCCACCATTGCGGAAGCAGAGATGATGGCCATGGCCGGTGCGCCGGACGTATTGCTGGCCTATCAGCCTGTAGGCCCCAAAGTGGCCAGGCTGGCGGCGCTGGCGGAAGCATTCCCGGACACCAGTTTTTCCTGCCTGGTGGATAATGAGGATAGCGCCATTGCCATCGGCGCACACTTCCCGGCCAGCAATCCCATCGCGGTATATCTTGATCTCAATGTAGGCATGAACCGTACGGGCATTGTACCCGGGCCGGCAGCACTGGAATTGTACGGCATGCTGCGCCAGGTACAGGGCCTGGTGCCGGTAGGGCTGCACGCGTACGACGGGCATATTCATGAAGAAGACCTGCAAATACGTACGGAGGTCACAAATGCTGCATTTGCACCGGTGGCTGCACTGGCCGCGGATATTGAAGCGCAGGGCATGCCGGCGCCGGTGATCGTGGCCGGCGGCACACCTACCTTTCCCATCCATGCAAAGCGGAAAGGCATTGAATGCAGCCCCGGCACATTTGTATGCTGGGACATGGGGTATAAAAGGAATTTTCCCGAGCAACAGTTTGATTTTGCCGCATTACTGGCGGGGCGGGTGATCTCGCAGGTGAATGACGAGCTTATTACCATAGACATTGGCCATAAATCAGTGGCGGCAGAAATGCCATTGCCCCGTATTTATTTTCTCAATGCTGCAGATGCGGAGCCCGTGTCGCAAAGTGAGGAGCACCTGGTCTGTAAAGTAAAGGATGCTGCGCAATACCCGGTAGGAACGGTGCTTTACGGGGTGCCGCACCACATCTGTCCTACCATTGCAGACCACAACGAGGGCCTGGTAGTGGCAGAGCATACTATTACAGACAGTTGGGCCATTGTTGCCCGCAACCGCCGTATTACCATTTAA
- a CDS encoding dipeptidase, with protein MFTIDAHLDLSMNAMEWNRDLRLSVEAIRTREKGLTDKPDRAKGVVSLPALRQGNVGLVVATQIARFVAADNPLPGWHSPEQAWAQTQGQLTWYNTMEATGEMVQIKDRAGLDAHLNLWSQPGDNKTKPIGYILSLEGADSIVDVSYLEHAYRKGLRAVGPAHYGPGRYAQGTDATGFMGPKGHALLREMERLNIILDATHLCDDSFWEALDHFSGHVWASHNNCRALVDHNRQFSDEQIKALVARGAVIGGAMDAWMMVPHWQRGVSDPKAMDCNLDKVIDHMDHICQLAGNALHIGIGSDLDGAFGKEQCPYDLETIADLQKIPELLLKRGYSTADIEGVMHGNWLRFLHNAWQ; from the coding sequence ATGTTTACAATAGATGCGCACCTGGACCTGAGCATGAACGCCATGGAATGGAACCGCGACCTGCGCCTCTCCGTAGAAGCCATCCGCACCCGTGAAAAAGGGCTTACCGATAAGCCGGACCGTGCCAAAGGGGTGGTATCCCTGCCGGCGCTGCGTCAGGGCAATGTAGGCCTGGTAGTGGCCACACAGATCGCCCGGTTTGTAGCGGCAGACAACCCGCTGCCCGGGTGGCACTCACCGGAACAGGCCTGGGCACAGACCCAGGGCCAGCTTACCTGGTACAACACGATGGAAGCCACCGGTGAAATGGTGCAGATCAAAGACCGGGCAGGCCTGGATGCCCACCTGAACCTGTGGTCACAACCCGGTGATAACAAGACCAAACCCATTGGCTATATCCTCAGCCTGGAGGGCGCGGATTCTATTGTGGATGTTTCTTACCTGGAGCATGCGTACCGCAAAGGCCTGCGCGCGGTAGGCCCCGCCCATTACGGGCCCGGGCGCTATGCACAGGGCACGGATGCCACGGGTTTCATGGGCCCCAAAGGCCATGCGCTCCTGCGCGAAATGGAGCGCCTCAACATTATCCTGGATGCCACCCACCTGTGCGACGACAGCTTCTGGGAAGCCCTGGACCACTTTTCCGGTCACGTGTGGGCCAGCCATAACAACTGCCGCGCGCTGGTAGATCATAACCGCCAGTTCAGCGATGAGCAGATCAAAGCCCTGGTAGCCCGCGGTGCCGTGATAGGCGGTGCCATGGATGCCTGGATGATGGTGCCCCACTGGCAACGCGGTGTTTCTGATCCCAAAGCAATGGACTGCAACCTGGATAAGGTAATAGACCACATGGACCACATCTGCCAGCTGGCCGGCAATGCCCTGCACATTGGTATTGGCTCCGACCTGGATGGTGCCTTCGGCAAAGAACAGTGCCCGTACGACCTGGAAACCATCGCTGACCTGCAGAAGATCCCGGAGCTGCTGTTGAAACGCGGTTACAGCACCGCAGACATTGAAGGCGTGATGCACGGCAACTGGCTGCGTTTCCTGCACAATGCATGGCAATAA
- a CDS encoding helix-turn-helix domain-containing protein: protein MAKAAIPVYNLRNALHAHRDPGQPGDFGYASLPETRRIAGFELYSNRGMLPAIGPIRSSFYRMGLSMRGTCDVQLGLEHFHHEDGTVNFTFPNQVFSKANLSDDAFGYYLLFETDFLNELVPAMQIGVEFPFFCFNGVPFFKFNAAELAQIEAFILKINEELHGDQPGREKAIKMYVYLILLECRRSYDRQGLGNEAHLSEALRLVRRFRQLVSEHFLSHHQVADYAGMLHVTPNHLNRTIKDNTGQTASDLIAAMQLQEARSLLRYTDMSAAEIGYRLSFSDPSSFNRFFRKATGQTPLDYKKAYFGLSPA, encoded by the coding sequence ATGGCAAAAGCAGCTATTCCTGTTTATAACCTGCGCAATGCACTGCATGCCCATCGCGACCCGGGGCAACCGGGTGATTTTGGCTACGCCAGCCTGCCGGAAACCCGCCGTATTGCAGGGTTTGAGCTGTATTCAAACCGGGGCATGCTACCGGCCATTGGGCCCATCCGTTCCTCCTTTTACCGCATGGGCCTTAGCATGCGGGGCACCTGCGATGTGCAACTGGGCCTGGAACATTTTCACCATGAAGATGGTACGGTGAACTTTACCTTCCCCAACCAGGTATTTTCAAAAGCCAATCTCAGTGATGACGCATTTGGTTACTATCTCCTGTTTGAAACAGACTTTCTCAATGAACTGGTGCCGGCCATGCAGATAGGCGTGGAGTTCCCTTTCTTTTGTTTTAACGGCGTGCCTTTCTTTAAGTTCAATGCCGCGGAACTGGCGCAAATAGAGGCATTCATCCTCAAGATCAATGAAGAGCTGCACGGCGACCAGCCGGGCCGGGAAAAAGCCATTAAAATGTATGTGTACCTTATCCTGCTGGAATGCCGCCGCAGCTATGACCGCCAGGGCCTGGGCAATGAGGCACACCTCTCTGAAGCCCTGCGCCTGGTGCGGCGTTTCCGCCAGTTGGTGAGTGAGCATTTTTTATCGCATCACCAGGTGGCAGATTACGCCGGCATGCTGCACGTTACCCCTAATCACCTCAACCGCACCATCAAAGACAACACAGGCCAAACCGCTTCAGACCTGATTGCCGCTATGCAACTACAGGAAGCCCGCTCCCTGCTGCGTTACACAGACATGTCTGCCGCAGAAATTGGTTACCGCCTTTCCTTCAGTGACCCATCCTCGTTCAACCGCTTTTTCCGTAAAGCTACCGGGCAGACGCCGCTGGATTACAAGAAAGCATATTTTGGTCTATCCCCGGCATAA
- a CDS encoding SDR family oxidoreductase, producing MSTLANKQIVVAGGSSGIGKALVEALVQDNAHVTVTGRDAAKLDALKAALPAVNTAVLDSTDRAAMDTFFQKLGHIGHLVLAVSGSKGGGEFRTLQLSELRAGFEQKFFPHLDTLQAALPYLKGSVTFITASSSMIELPSTSGLAAVNGALELMVPILAKELKPLRVNAVSPGVIDTPWWDTMPAAQKAQTFDYFCSMISVGRVGRAAEVAAAIKAVISNDYINATVIPVNGQIS from the coding sequence ATGTCTACACTCGCAAACAAACAGATCGTAGTAGCCGGAGGTTCTTCCGGTATAGGCAAGGCATTAGTGGAAGCACTGGTGCAGGACAACGCCCACGTAACCGTAACCGGCCGTGATGCCGCCAAATTGGATGCGCTGAAAGCCGCGCTGCCGGCAGTAAATACCGCAGTGCTGGACAGCACAGACCGCGCTGCCATGGATACTTTTTTCCAGAAGCTGGGACACATAGGCCACCTGGTGCTGGCGGTAAGCGGCAGCAAGGGCGGGGGTGAATTCCGCACCCTGCAGCTCAGCGAATTGAGGGCCGGGTTTGAGCAAAAATTTTTCCCCCATCTCGATACATTGCAGGCCGCTTTGCCCTACCTCAAAGGCAGCGTTACGTTTATTACCGCTTCTTCTTCCATGATAGAATTGCCTAGCACCAGCGGCCTTGCAGCCGTGAATGGCGCCCTGGAGCTCATGGTACCCATCCTGGCCAAGGAGCTGAAGCCACTGCGTGTAAATGCTGTGTCACCCGGCGTGATAGACACACCCTGGTGGGATACCATGCCCGCAGCACAAAAAGCCCAGACGTTTGATTACTTCTGCAGCATGATCAGTGTGGGCCGTGTAGGCCGGGCCGCAGAAGTGGCGGCTGCGATCAAAGCCGTGATCAGCAATGATTATATCAACGCCACCGTGATCCCCGTCAATGGACAGATCAGCTGA
- the rplI gene encoding 50S ribosomal protein L9 — protein sequence MQVILIQDVDNLGQRNELVTVKNGYARNFLIPQKFAVEASPSNLKQLDERVKVQKVKEEKMLAEIAKVVEVLKAAPVKIGAKTGTSGKIFGSVTGVQIARAIKEQKGYEIDRRRIHILDDVKELGSYKARIDFGKGNEAELEFEVVAE from the coding sequence ATGCAAGTAATCTTAATTCAAGACGTAGATAACCTGGGCCAGCGTAATGAGCTCGTGACCGTAAAAAACGGTTATGCGCGTAACTTCCTGATCCCCCAGAAGTTTGCAGTTGAAGCAAGCCCTTCCAACCTGAAACAGCTGGACGAGCGCGTGAAAGTGCAGAAAGTAAAAGAAGAAAAAATGCTGGCTGAAATCGCGAAAGTGGTGGAAGTCCTGAAGGCTGCTCCTGTGAAGATCGGTGCTAAGACCGGTACTTCCGGCAAGATCTTCGGTAGCGTTACCGGTGTTCAGATTGCCCGCGCAATCAAGGAACAGAAAGGTTATGAGATCGACCGCCGTCGTATCCATATCCTGGATGACGTAAAGGAACTCGGTAGCTACAAAGCACGTATCGATTTCGGTAAAGGCAACGAAGCTGAGCTGGAATTTGAAGTGGTGGCTGAATAA
- the rpsR gene encoding 30S ribosomal protein S18, which translates to MAVKQKQEIKYLTAVKQEKRAKKYCRFKKMGIKYVDYKDGEFLKKFLNEQGKMLPRRITGNSLKFQRKVAQAIKKARQMALLPYVTDLLK; encoded by the coding sequence ATGGCAGTAAAACAGAAACAAGAAATCAAGTACTTAACTGCGGTTAAGCAAGAGAAACGTGCAAAGAAATATTGCCGTTTCAAGAAAATGGGGATTAAGTATGTGGACTACAAAGACGGTGAGTTTTTGAAGAAGTTCCTTAACGAGCAGGGCAAAATGCTGCCCCGCCGCATTACAGGCAACTCCCTGAAATTCCAGCGCAAGGTAGCTCAGGCTATCAAGAAAGCACGTCAAATGGCACTGTTGCCTTATGTTACTGATCTTTTAAAGTAA
- the rpsF gene encoding 30S ribosomal protein S6 — protein MNYELMVIFTPVLSEEDYKAAQKKFVDLIAELGGTLQHENPWGLKSLAYPIQKKTTGMYLVLEYSAPSDLNEKLTIQLNRDENVLRYMITHLDKYAVEYNNRKRHGANANSNTVEA, from the coding sequence ATGAACTACGAATTGATGGTGATTTTTACCCCTGTGCTGTCTGAGGAGGATTACAAAGCCGCCCAGAAGAAGTTCGTCGATCTGATTGCAGAACTCGGCGGTACTCTCCAGCACGAAAATCCCTGGGGCCTGAAATCACTGGCGTATCCCATCCAGAAGAAAACCACGGGCATGTACCTGGTGCTGGAGTACAGTGCGCCATCCGACCTCAATGAGAAGCTGACGATTCAGCTGAACCGCGACGAAAACGTGTTGCGCTACATGATCACTCACCTGGACAAGTACGCTGTTGAGTACAACAACCGTAAGAGACATGGCGCCAATGCTAATTCTAACACCGTAGAAGCTTAA